The following proteins are encoded in a genomic region of Dyadobacter sp. UC 10:
- a CDS encoding NADH-quinone oxidoreductase subunit D: MSNSIQYEYRPEYLTVSVPTKYNSESLRTEEMVLNMGPQHPSTHGVLRLEVVTDGEVVVDVIPHVGYLHRCFEKHAESLPFNQTLPYVDRLDYVAAMNSEHAYVMGVERMLGIENDIPKRIEYIRVVVAELNRLASHFVALGTYAMDIGAYTPFLWMMRDREQILRLLEWTCGARMLYNYIWIGGLFYDLPVGFEERCLEFIKYLKPKLIELKQLVVENKIFIQRTANVGVLPLPVAINYGCTGPMLRGSGLRYDLRKVDAYSVYPELEFEVPIGEGKMGTVGDCWDRTWVRVVECEESVKMIEQSLIRLTGDYKRTRDFDPQAIVPKKIRPKAMDFYIRAENPKGELGFYFRTDGRSDIPVRCKARACSFNNLSVIGEISKGGLLADLVAIIGSIDVVMGEVDR, translated from the coding sequence ATGAGCAACTCCATTCAATATGAATACAGACCGGAATATCTGACTGTTTCGGTTCCCACAAAATACAACTCCGAAAGTCTTCGTACTGAGGAGATGGTCTTGAATATGGGGCCTCAACACCCTTCTACTCACGGAGTTCTGCGTCTGGAAGTAGTGACGGACGGAGAGGTAGTGGTAGATGTGATACCGCATGTCGGCTACCTGCACAGATGCTTTGAAAAGCACGCGGAGTCGCTGCCGTTTAACCAGACTTTACCTTATGTTGACCGCCTGGACTATGTTGCGGCAATGAATTCGGAGCATGCTTATGTAATGGGGGTTGAACGGATGCTGGGTATTGAAAATGATATTCCCAAAAGAATAGAATATATAAGGGTAGTCGTAGCGGAACTGAATCGGCTTGCTTCTCACTTTGTGGCTCTGGGAACTTATGCCATGGATATTGGGGCATATACGCCATTTCTCTGGATGATGCGTGACCGGGAGCAAATCCTTCGGCTTCTGGAATGGACCTGCGGAGCAAGAATGCTTTACAATTATATTTGGATCGGCGGCCTGTTCTACGATTTGCCAGTCGGTTTCGAAGAGCGTTGTCTTGAATTTATTAAGTACCTCAAGCCCAAACTGATCGAACTAAAACAGCTGGTTGTGGAAAATAAAATTTTCATTCAGCGAACTGCTAATGTTGGGGTATTGCCGCTTCCGGTTGCTATCAACTACGGCTGCACCGGCCCGATGCTCCGCGGTTCAGGCTTGCGGTACGATTTGCGAAAAGTGGATGCGTACTCCGTTTATCCTGAGCTTGAATTTGAAGTACCCATCGGAGAAGGCAAAATGGGGACAGTAGGTGACTGTTGGGATCGTACCTGGGTACGGGTTGTCGAGTGTGAGGAGTCTGTAAAAATGATTGAGCAAAGTCTGATCAGGCTCACGGGAGATTATAAAAGAACCCGTGACTTCGATCCTCAGGCAATAGTTCCCAAGAAAATCCGCCCGAAAGCCATGGATTTTTATATCAGGGCCGAAAATCCAAAAGGAGAACTAGGATTTTATTTCCGTACCGACGGAAGATCGGATATTCCGGTTCGCTGCAAGGCCCGCGCCTGTTCGTTTAATAACCTTTCGGTAATCGGAGAAATATCGAAGGGAGGTTTGCTGGCGGACCTGGTTGCGATTATCGGGTCTATCGATGTCGTAATGGGTGAGGTAGACAGGTGA
- a CDS encoding NADP-dependent isocitrate dehydrogenase, producing MSKIKVDNPVVELDGDEMTRIIWKFIKEKLILPYLDVDIKYYDLGVEYRDETNDQVTIDAANAIKEYGVGIKCATITPDEDRVKEFNLKQMWKSPNGTIRNILDGTVFREPIVMQNVPRLVTNWTAPIIVGRHAFGDQYRATDFIVPGKGKLTVKFEGEDGKVIEHEVYQFQGPGVAMAMYNVDESIRGFARSCFNVALDKGWPLYLSTKNTILKKYDGRFKDIFQEVYDQEYAGKVHYEHRLIDDMVASALKWEGNFVWACKNYDGDVQSDTVAQGFGSLGLMTSTLVTPDGKTMEAEAAHGTVTRHYREHQKGRPTSTNPIASIFAWTRGLAFRGKLDNNQPLIDFANALEKVCIETVESGKMTKDLAINVFGNDVKHGEHFLYTEEFLEAIDQNLKAALA from the coding sequence ATGAGCAAAATTAAAGTTGACAATCCCGTTGTAGAACTGGATGGCGATGAGATGACCCGCATCATCTGGAAGTTTATCAAGGAAAAACTGATTTTACCTTATCTGGATGTAGATATCAAGTATTACGACCTCGGAGTTGAATATCGTGATGAAACAAACGACCAGGTTACGATTGACGCAGCCAATGCAATTAAAGAATACGGCGTTGGTATCAAATGCGCGACTATCACTCCTGATGAGGATCGCGTGAAAGAATTCAATCTGAAACAAATGTGGAAATCGCCAAACGGCACTATCCGTAATATCCTGGATGGAACTGTTTTCCGCGAGCCGATCGTGATGCAGAATGTGCCTCGCTTGGTTACCAACTGGACTGCACCTATAATCGTAGGACGTCACGCATTCGGTGATCAGTACCGTGCAACAGATTTTATTGTGCCTGGTAAAGGTAAGTTGACTGTAAAATTTGAAGGCGAAGACGGAAAAGTGATCGAGCACGAGGTTTACCAATTCCAGGGACCTGGCGTGGCGATGGCGATGTACAATGTGGACGAATCGATCCGTGGCTTTGCGCGCTCTTGCTTCAATGTGGCTTTGGACAAAGGGTGGCCATTGTACCTTTCTACAAAAAATACAATCCTTAAAAAATATGATGGCCGCTTCAAGGATATTTTCCAGGAAGTATACGACCAGGAATATGCAGGTAAAGTACATTACGAGCATCGTCTGATCGATGACATGGTTGCTTCTGCATTGAAATGGGAAGGTAACTTTGTGTGGGCTTGCAAAAACTATGATGGTGACGTTCAGTCAGATACAGTTGCGCAAGGTTTCGGTTCACTAGGTTTGATGACTTCTACGTTGGTGACGCCAGATGGCAAAACAATGGAAGCGGAAGCGGCGCACGGAACAGTAACCCGTCACTACCGCGAGCATCAGAAAGGAAGACCAACTTCTACTAATCCAATCGCATCTATTTTCGCGTGGACGCGTGGTTTGGCGTTCCGTGGTAAACTGGATAATAACCAGCCCCTGATCGATTTCGCAAATGCTTTGGAAAAAGTATGTATCGAAACGGTTGAAAGCGGAAAAATGACCAAGGATTTGGCAATCAACGTTTTCGGAAACGACGTGAAACACGGTGAACACTTCCTGTACACCGAAGAATTCCTGGAAGCGATTGATCAGAATCTGAAAGCTGCTTTGGCGTAA
- a CDS encoding pyridoxal phosphate-dependent aminotransferase, with translation MSAVAEQTRLETRMLADRINALEESSTLAMTKMARELASKGHRVISLSVGEPDFKTPEHICEAAKKAIDDGFHGYSPVAGYPDLRKAIADKLERDNKIEWKPENIVVSTGAKHSLANVIQVLVNPGDEVVIFAPYWVSYSEMVKLAEGKSVVVDGAFENDFKVTAAQLEAAITPKTKIVMYASPNNPTGAVYSEAELREIAAVLEKHEGVYVLADEIYEYINFTEEGHFSIGSIPALKDRVITVNGVAKGYAMTGWRIGFIAAAKWIAEGVEKLQGQVTSGTNSIAQKAATAAFNGPMEPSIEMAKAYHRRRDLVVGLLKEIEGFKVNVPQGAFYAFPDVSYYFGKSNGETTIKDSDDFCNWLLNNSYVSTVAGSGFGAPNCIRISTAASDESLVEAVQRIKDAVATLK, from the coding sequence ATGTCCGCAGTAGCAGAGCAAACCCGGTTGGAAACACGCATGTTGGCCGACCGCATTAACGCCCTCGAAGAATCTTCGACGCTGGCGATGACCAAAATGGCCCGGGAGCTTGCCTCCAAAGGTCACAGAGTAATCAGTCTGAGTGTAGGTGAGCCAGATTTTAAGACACCTGAGCACATTTGCGAAGCCGCCAAGAAGGCTATCGATGATGGTTTTCATGGCTATTCTCCTGTTGCAGGCTATCCTGATCTGCGCAAGGCGATCGCTGACAAGCTGGAAAGAGATAATAAAATTGAATGGAAACCTGAGAATATCGTCGTGTCAACCGGCGCGAAACATTCTTTGGCAAACGTAATCCAGGTATTGGTCAATCCAGGCGATGAGGTTGTTATCTTCGCTCCTTACTGGGTAAGCTACTCCGAAATGGTGAAGCTGGCCGAAGGTAAGTCGGTAGTCGTGGATGGTGCTTTTGAGAATGACTTCAAAGTAACTGCTGCGCAACTGGAAGCTGCAATCACACCAAAAACTAAAATTGTGATGTACGCTTCTCCAAACAATCCTACGGGAGCTGTTTATTCGGAAGCTGAATTAAGGGAAATCGCCGCGGTACTTGAAAAACATGAAGGAGTTTATGTACTCGCCGACGAAATCTATGAATATATCAACTTCACCGAGGAAGGCCATTTCAGCATTGGTTCTATTCCGGCTTTGAAGGATCGCGTGATTACCGTGAATGGTGTAGCAAAAGGTTATGCAATGACCGGATGGCGCATTGGCTTTATCGCCGCTGCAAAATGGATCGCCGAAGGTGTCGAGAAATTGCAGGGACAGGTTACTTCGGGTACTAATTCGATCGCGCAAAAAGCGGCAACTGCTGCTTTCAACGGCCCGATGGAGCCTTCGATCGAAATGGCAAAAGCTTATCACCGCCGCAGGGACCTGGTAGTTGGTTTGTTGAAAGAGATTGAAGGATTTAAAGTAAATGTTCCGCAAGGCGCATTCTACGCTTTTCCGGATGTAAGCTATTATTTCGGAAAATCAAATGGAGAAACTACTATTAAAGACTCCGACGATTTCTGTAACTGGCTGCTCAACAATTCGTACGTATCAACCGTAGCAGGCTCAGGTTTCGGTGCTCCAAACTGCATCCGTATTTCAACTGCCGCGTCAGACGAATCGCTCGTGGAAGCAGTTCAGCGCATTAAAGACGCAGTTGCTACTTTAAAATAG
- a CDS encoding type II toxin-antitoxin system VapC family toxin, whose protein sequence is MQRRYLIDTQVLIWALISPEMLSQKVREILSEHLIYVSRISLLEIAIKQKLDKLPMLKVNVEDLENRLVQDGFQIMHLKTSHIAGYDVIPFFPIHQDPFDRILLATAFAESIPIISSDQNFKLYSAILRVIS, encoded by the coding sequence ATGCAAAGACGATATCTGATAGATACCCAAGTGCTTATCTGGGCATTGATTAGCCCGGAAATGTTATCACAGAAAGTCCGGGAAATATTATCCGAACATCTTATTTACGTTTCCCGAATCAGCTTACTTGAAATTGCAATCAAGCAGAAGCTGGACAAATTGCCCATGCTGAAAGTGAATGTCGAGGATTTAGAAAATAGGCTGGTGCAGGATGGTTTTCAGATCATGCATTTGAAAACGAGTCACATTGCCGGTTATGATGTCATCCCATTTTTTCCTATACATCAAGATCCTTTCGATAGAATATTGCTGGCCACTGCTTTTGCGGAAAGCATTCCGATTATTTCATCAGATCAGAATTTCAAACTTTACTCCGCCATATTGAGGGTGATATCATAA
- a CDS encoding 5-formyltetrahydrofolate cyclo-ligase has product MEKAFLRKEFLKKRMELTENENSLKNASIAEKTIDYVTNSSFLKLHLFLPHPAKNEVDCSKIARALWEIDPGICTIAPYVIPGTQEMRHYVLNNETTLLPNHWKIPEPDPATSQLVSPEGIDAVLVPLLAFDLNGFRVGYGGGYYDRFLKKCRADAVKIGLSFFEPVEEISDINLHDIPLDLCITPDRVYRF; this is encoded by the coding sequence ATGGAAAAAGCATTTCTTCGCAAGGAATTTTTGAAAAAAAGAATGGAATTGACAGAAAATGAGAATTCCCTTAAAAATGCTTCCATTGCCGAGAAGACGATTGATTACGTGACGAACAGCAGCTTTTTAAAACTCCATCTATTCCTGCCGCACCCGGCGAAAAATGAAGTGGATTGTTCGAAAATTGCAAGGGCACTTTGGGAGATAGACCCAGGCATTTGTACGATTGCTCCGTATGTTATTCCGGGTACCCAGGAAATGCGTCATTATGTTCTTAATAATGAAACCACACTGCTACCTAACCACTGGAAGATCCCTGAACCCGATCCTGCTACCTCGCAACTGGTCAGTCCGGAAGGAATTGACGCAGTATTAGTTCCATTGCTCGCATTTGATTTAAATGGATTTCGGGTCGGTTATGGCGGTGGTTACTACGACCGTTTTTTGAAAAAATGCAGGGCCGATGCGGTTAAAATCGGCCTGTCTTTCTTTGAACCTGTTGAAGAAATCTCTGATATTAACCTGCACGATATTCCACTCGACCTCTGCATTACCCCCGATCGTGTCTACCGTTTCTGA
- a CDS encoding glycoside hydrolase family 10 protein gives MKKIKIVALFFSVILFLLESCIAQTTEIENPLPPKREFRAVWIATVDNIDWPSSKNLIPEEQQEEFSDLLDFHKKNGMNAVFVQVRAAGDAFYAKSPEPWSEWLTGRQGRRPDPMWDPLDFMVAEAHKRGLEFHAWLNLNRLVHKSSTSVSSENMSRLHPEWILTYDGYKLFDFGIPEVRQFITDMTVNVAKNYDVDGIHFDDYFYPYASPGQVIQDEGTFRKYGAGYKNKADWRRHNVDLLVKQIHDALQELKPKLKFGISPFGVWRNKDRDPEGSKTYGALASYDDLFADSRKWVKEGWIDYIAPQVYFSSGFNRVPYRNLVDWWTENRFDRHLYVGMGAYRVGYKDKDTHWSNPRELPGQIRYSRDSETDGEIFFSSRSLRGNSLGFVDSLRRDFFKYPALVPTMPWKDQVPPLSPKSLKATLLSKGLELTWEKPDPASDGDRAWYYIIYRFSPDEKPSGHDPRRIIGMCHEGEKFVDTNAESGKRYVYYLTAVDRLHNESRPIGPLKVEVHDQKLVRF, from the coding sequence GTGAAAAAAATTAAAATAGTTGCGCTTTTCTTTTCTGTGATCCTATTCTTACTGGAAAGTTGCATTGCGCAGACTACTGAAATTGAGAATCCATTACCTCCAAAACGAGAGTTCAGGGCCGTTTGGATCGCGACAGTTGACAATATCGACTGGCCTAGCAGCAAAAATCTTATACCGGAAGAACAGCAGGAGGAATTTTCGGATCTCCTGGATTTCCATAAGAAAAATGGCATGAATGCAGTATTTGTGCAGGTACGTGCTGCAGGTGATGCATTTTACGCCAAAAGTCCCGAACCCTGGTCGGAGTGGCTTACCGGCAGGCAGGGCAGGCGGCCTGACCCGATGTGGGACCCGCTGGATTTCATGGTAGCGGAAGCCCACAAACGCGGCCTCGAGTTTCACGCCTGGCTGAACCTGAACCGGCTCGTTCACAAATCTTCTACCAGTGTTTCGTCAGAAAATATGAGCCGGCTCCATCCTGAATGGATCCTGACTTATGATGGCTACAAGCTTTTTGATTTCGGAATCCCGGAAGTAAGGCAATTCATTACCGATATGACCGTAAACGTCGCTAAAAACTACGATGTCGACGGCATTCACTTTGACGACTACTTTTACCCGTACGCCTCCCCCGGCCAGGTGATCCAGGATGAAGGAACTTTTCGAAAATATGGTGCGGGATATAAAAACAAAGCTGATTGGCGGAGGCACAATGTAGACTTACTGGTAAAGCAGATCCATGATGCTTTGCAGGAACTGAAGCCAAAACTTAAATTTGGGATCAGCCCTTTTGGTGTATGGAGAAATAAGGACAGGGATCCGGAGGGTTCAAAAACCTACGGCGCGCTCGCCTCTTACGACGACTTGTTTGCGGACAGCAGAAAATGGGTGAAAGAAGGCTGGATAGATTACATCGCCCCCCAGGTGTATTTTTCATCCGGATTTAACAGAGTTCCGTACAGAAACCTTGTGGATTGGTGGACTGAAAATCGCTTCGACAGGCATTTATATGTAGGAATGGGCGCCTATCGGGTAGGCTACAAGGATAAGGATACCCACTGGTCGAATCCAAGAGAGCTCCCAGGTCAGATCCGGTATTCAAGGGATAGTGAAACCGACGGGGAGATATTTTTCAGTTCCAGGTCTTTAAGAGGTAATAGCCTTGGTTTTGTAGATTCACTGCGCCGTGACTTCTTCAAGTACCCGGCACTGGTGCCTACTATGCCCTGGAAAGACCAGGTACCGCCGCTGTCTCCGAAAAGTCTGAAAGCAACCTTGTTGTCGAAAGGGCTTGAGCTGACATGGGAGAAGCCGGATCCGGCTTCCGACGGTGATCGTGCATGGTACTATATTATTTATCGTTTTTCGCCGGATGAAAAGCCTTCCGGCCATGACCCGCGAAGAATTATCGGAATGTGTCATGAGGGTGAAAAATTTGTGGATACCAATGCTGAGTCCGGCAAAAGATATGTTTACTATCTAACTGCCGTGGATAGGCTGCACAACGAAAGCCGCCCGATCGGCCCATTAAAGGTCGAAGTGCACGACCAGAAACTAGTCAGATTTTAA
- a CDS encoding glycosyltransferase, with protein sequence MEPFVKTTKKNVLFEIAWEVCNQVGGIYTVIRTKVPAMVEKWDENYFLLGPYFEKKASSEFEIITDLDDSPAGRIVKRMREMGYSVYYGYWLVTGKPRVVLFDLDSVAKDLDAIKFNLWEKSRIPTINVEPLVNQTLCFGEMVRMFLKEYAEDNAKREEIFAQFHEWMASSGLPELKRDNVKIAMTFTTHATMLGRYLAQNVSGFYNKLPFFDWEQEAKNYGIVAQCSIERQAALSAHVLTTVSDVTARECEVFLGRMPDLVTPNGLNVVRFQAVHEFQNLHLKHKERIHEFVLGHFFPSYSFDLDKTLYFFTSGRYEYSNKGYDLTLEALARLNWKMVQANMDMTVVMFIVTKQPYYSVNPDVLQSRAVLNELQETCTAIEKEVGEKLFLATAAGADHKMPDLNEFVDEYWRLRLRRTIQSWKTEKLPAFVTHDLKEEDGITDFCKKANLVNNERDRVKIVYHPDFISSTNPLFGLDYGQFVRGCHLGVFPSYYEPWGYTPLECVVRGVPTVTSDLSGFGDYIMQIMRDYENRGIYVINRKSQTFSQAADQLADILFKFVRMQRRDRIMQRNRVENISDVFDWTNLRSYYDTAHDLAAKRRKP encoded by the coding sequence TTGGAACCTTTTGTTAAAACCACTAAGAAAAACGTCCTGTTTGAAATTGCATGGGAGGTTTGTAATCAAGTCGGAGGAATATATACTGTTATAAGGACCAAGGTACCCGCGATGGTCGAAAAGTGGGATGAAAACTATTTTTTACTGGGACCGTATTTTGAGAAAAAAGCATCGTCTGAATTTGAGATCATTACAGATCTCGACGACTCCCCTGCCGGACGCATTGTGAAAAGAATGCGAGAAATGGGCTACTCCGTTTATTACGGTTACTGGCTGGTGACCGGAAAGCCGAGAGTTGTACTTTTCGACCTGGATAGCGTTGCCAAAGACCTTGACGCGATCAAATTCAACCTTTGGGAAAAGAGCCGGATCCCTACTATTAATGTGGAACCGCTGGTAAACCAGACTTTGTGTTTTGGTGAAATGGTGCGCATGTTTCTTAAAGAGTATGCAGAAGATAATGCCAAGCGCGAAGAGATTTTTGCCCAGTTCCACGAATGGATGGCCAGCAGCGGTTTACCCGAACTGAAGCGCGACAATGTAAAAATAGCGATGACTTTTACGACCCACGCTACGATGCTGGGCAGATATCTCGCGCAAAATGTGTCAGGCTTTTATAACAAACTTCCTTTTTTCGACTGGGAACAAGAGGCAAAAAATTACGGTATCGTAGCGCAGTGCTCAATTGAAAGGCAGGCGGCACTTAGCGCGCATGTACTTACCACTGTAAGCGATGTAACAGCTCGTGAATGTGAGGTGTTCCTCGGCAGAATGCCCGATCTTGTAACTCCTAACGGCCTGAATGTCGTTCGTTTCCAGGCAGTGCACGAATTTCAGAACCTGCATTTAAAACACAAGGAAAGAATTCACGAATTTGTTTTGGGCCACTTTTTCCCAAGCTATTCGTTCGATCTTGACAAAACACTTTACTTTTTTACTTCCGGGCGTTACGAATATAGCAACAAGGGTTACGACCTTACCCTGGAAGCGCTCGCGCGCCTGAACTGGAAAATGGTACAGGCCAATATGGATATGACGGTTGTGATGTTCATTGTCACCAAGCAGCCTTATTATTCTGTAAATCCCGACGTATTACAGTCGCGGGCAGTTTTGAATGAGTTGCAGGAAACCTGTACTGCTATTGAGAAAGAAGTTGGTGAAAAACTATTCCTCGCCACAGCCGCCGGAGCAGACCATAAAATGCCGGATCTGAATGAATTTGTAGATGAATACTGGCGGCTGAGGCTCCGCAGAACGATCCAGAGCTGGAAAACTGAAAAGCTACCCGCATTTGTCACGCATGATCTGAAAGAAGAAGATGGTATTACGGATTTCTGTAAAAAGGCGAATCTGGTAAATAATGAGCGGGACCGGGTGAAAATCGTTTACCATCCCGACTTCATCTCCTCGACTAATCCGCTATTTGGTCTGGATTATGGACAGTTTGTACGTGGCTGTCATTTGGGTGTATTTCCTAGTTACTATGAGCCCTGGGGCTACACACCGTTGGAATGTGTAGTTCGCGGCGTGCCTACCGTGACGAGCGACCTTTCCGGTTTCGGGGATTACATTATGCAGATCATGCGGGATTACGAAAATCGCGGCATTTATGTGATCAACCGGAAATCACAAACCTTCTCGCAAGCTGCCGACCAGCTGGCCGATATTCTGTTCAAATTTGTCAGAATGCAAAGAAGAGACCGCATTATGCAGCGAAACCGCGTCGAAAATATTTCCGATGTTTTCGACTGGACGAATCTGAGATCGTATTATGATACGGCGCATGATCTGGCGGCGAAAAGGAGGAAGCCTTGA
- the prmA gene encoding 50S ribosomal protein L11 methyltransferase produces MNYIEVNLTVEPDFSEILMAELGELGFESFVETDEGLLAYIQESDFDQTELQNIVAKYLELTAIAATWKSLERRNWNEEWEKSYEPIEVGNQVRVRAVFHKPDPAFTYDLLIQPKMSFGTGHHETTWLVMNEQLALPHKGLSIMDVGCGTGILAILGAKLGAASLLGFDIDEWAVENTVENFEMNELSAETEVFQGTITKVPAGKMFGGILANINRNILLSEIPTYIQHLEPGGWLVTSGFYEVDQPDIEQCAINNGLKILRSNTRNQWATVVFEKAKIS; encoded by the coding sequence ATGAACTACATAGAAGTCAATCTGACCGTCGAGCCTGATTTTTCCGAAATATTAATGGCCGAGCTGGGGGAACTGGGTTTTGAATCTTTTGTCGAGACGGACGAAGGATTGCTGGCATATATTCAGGAAAGCGACTTTGACCAAACTGAGCTGCAAAATATCGTAGCCAAATACCTGGAATTGACGGCAATAGCAGCTACCTGGAAATCGTTAGAAAGAAGAAATTGGAACGAGGAGTGGGAGAAAAGCTACGAACCGATCGAGGTCGGTAACCAGGTCCGGGTGAGGGCCGTATTTCACAAACCGGATCCTGCATTTACGTACGATCTGCTGATTCAGCCCAAAATGTCTTTTGGTACCGGGCACCACGAAACTACGTGGCTCGTCATGAATGAACAACTCGCTCTTCCGCACAAGGGACTGTCGATCATGGATGTAGGCTGCGGAACAGGTATTCTGGCTATCCTGGGCGCTAAACTAGGCGCAGCAAGCTTGCTTGGATTCGATATCGATGAGTGGGCGGTTGAGAATACGGTCGAGAATTTTGAAATGAATGAGCTCTCGGCAGAAACGGAGGTATTTCAGGGAACGATCACCAAAGTGCCGGCAGGAAAAATGTTTGGAGGTATACTGGCGAATATCAACCGGAATATCCTCCTCAGCGAAATCCCGACATATATCCAACACCTTGAACCTGGCGGCTGGCTGGTAACAAGCGGTTTTTATGAAGTTGACCAGCCGGATATCGAACAATGTGCCATTAACAACGGTCTAAAAATACTGAGATCAAATACACGTAACCAATGGGCTACCGTTGTATTCGAAAAAGCGAAAATCAGTTGA
- a CDS encoding aspartate-semialdehyde dehydrogenase codes for MKIAVVGATGLVGGEILKVLEERNFPVTELLAVASERSVGKEVTFKGKQVKVIGFEEAIAAKPEIAIFSAGGSTSLELAPRFAEAGITVVDNSSAWRMDPTKKLVVPEINAGELTKDDKIIANPNCSTIQMVVVLNPLHKKYKIKRVVVSTYQSVTGTGKAAVDQLFSERSGDHSRGKVYPHQIDLNVLPHIDVFLDNGYTKEEMKMTNETKKIMSDDTIAVTATTVRIPTIGGHSEAVNIEFENEFDLDEVRQILAETEGVIVQDDPKNAVYPMPLTAHGKDETFVGRIRRDESQAKTLNLWIVADNLRKGAATNAVQIAEFLAKNELVGVPQEV; via the coding sequence ATGAAAATCGCAGTAGTAGGCGCTACCGGTTTGGTGGGCGGCGAAATCCTCAAAGTGCTCGAAGAGCGTAATTTCCCGGTGACGGAATTATTGGCCGTTGCATCAGAAAGATCTGTTGGTAAGGAAGTTACATTCAAGGGTAAACAGGTCAAGGTGATCGGTTTTGAGGAGGCGATTGCAGCTAAACCTGAGATCGCTATCTTTTCAGCGGGCGGTAGCACTTCTCTCGAACTAGCTCCAAGATTTGCAGAGGCCGGAATCACGGTAGTAGATAACTCCTCAGCCTGGAGAATGGACCCTACGAAGAAGCTCGTAGTGCCGGAAATTAATGCGGGCGAGTTGACCAAAGATGACAAAATCATCGCAAACCCAAACTGCTCAACCATTCAGATGGTGGTGGTTTTGAACCCGTTGCATAAAAAATATAAAATCAAACGTGTGGTCGTTTCCACTTACCAATCTGTAACCGGAACAGGTAAGGCCGCTGTTGACCAGCTGTTTTCTGAACGTTCAGGTGACCACAGCCGCGGCAAAGTGTACCCGCATCAGATCGACCTGAACGTACTTCCTCATATTGATGTGTTCCTGGACAACGGTTACACGAAAGAGGAAATGAAAATGACGAATGAAACGAAGAAGATCATGAGCGACGACACCATCGCCGTGACTGCTACTACGGTTCGTATTCCAACGATTGGCGGGCATTCGGAGGCTGTTAATATCGAGTTTGAGAATGAGTTTGACCTGGATGAAGTTCGTCAGATCCTCGCTGAGACAGAGGGTGTTATTGTTCAGGATGATCCGAAAAATGCAGTGTACCCGATGCCTTTGACTGCGCATGGAAAGGACGAAACTTTTGTAGGCAGAATCCGTCGCGACGAATCACAGGCTAAAACATTGAATCTCTGGATCGTAGCTGACAACCTACGGAAAGGTGCCGCAACAAATGCAGTTCAGATCGCTGAATTTTTAGCGAAAAACGAGCTGGTAGGAGTTCCTCAGGAAGTTTGA